In a genomic window of Streptococcus oralis subsp. tigurinus:
- a CDS encoding DUF1803 domain-containing protein: MIQIFNPSRLTRQPFFIDLVDYLDQHDDVILREIKAQFPDVSVDKLIEEYIKAGLILRENKHYSLNLPFLESTDDLALDQEIFIREDSPVYQTLLEKTFETELRNQTNAAILVESTDFAREKMTLSNYFYKVKHQYPLTEKQQKLYAILGDVNPEYALKYMTTFLLKFLKKDQLMQKRRDIFVDSLVVLGYIVQNEEGKYELAVDFDKERLSFYLS, translated from the coding sequence ATGATTCAGATTTTTAATCCTTCTCGTTTGACTCGACAGCCATTTTTTATAGATTTGGTTGACTATCTGGACCAGCATGATGATGTTATCCTTCGGGAGATAAAGGCTCAATTTCCAGATGTATCAGTTGATAAGCTTATAGAAGAGTATATAAAGGCAGGCTTGATCCTAAGGGAAAACAAACACTATTCGCTCAATCTTCCTTTTCTAGAATCTACGGATGATTTAGCCCTTGACCAAGAAATTTTTATCAGAGAGGATAGTCCAGTATATCAAACTTTGCTAGAGAAGACTTTTGAGACAGAATTGCGCAATCAAACCAATGCAGCCATTTTAGTCGAATCTACGGATTTTGCAAGAGAAAAGATGACCCTATCCAACTATTTCTACAAGGTCAAGCACCAATATCCTTTGACAGAAAAACAGCAGAAACTCTATGCTATTTTAGGAGATGTTAACCCTGAGTATGCCCTCAAATATATGACGACTTTTTTGTTAAAATTCCTCAAAAAAGATCAACTGATGCAGAAACGCCGTGATATCTTTGTGGATAGTTTGGTCGTCTTGGGTTATATTGTTCAAAACGAAGAAGGGAAGTATGAGTTGGCTGTTGATTTTGACAAGGAACGCTTGTCTTTCTATTTGTCTTAA
- a CDS encoding manganese-dependent inorganic pyrophosphatase has translation MSKILVFGHQNPDSDAIGSSVAFAYLAKEAYGLDTEAVALGTPNEETAFVLNYFGVEAPRVITSAKAEGAEQVILTDHNEFQQSVSDIAEVEVYGVVDHHRVANFETASPLYMRLEPVGSASSIVYRMFKEHGVAVPKEIAGLMLSGLISDTLLLKSPTTHPSDKVIAPELAELAGVNLEEYGLAMLKAGTNLASKSAEELIDIDAKTFELNGNKVRVAQVNTVDIAEVLERQAEIEAAMQAANTANGYSDFVLMITDIVNSNSEILALGSNMDKVEAAFNFKLENNHAFLPGAVSRKKQVVPQLTESFNG, from the coding sequence ATGTCTAAGATTCTAGTATTTGGTCACCAAAATCCAGACTCAGATGCCATCGGGTCATCTGTAGCCTTTGCTTATCTTGCAAAAGAAGCTTATGGATTGGACACAGAAGCAGTAGCACTTGGAACTCCAAATGAAGAAACAGCCTTTGTTTTGAACTATTTTGGTGTAGAAGCACCACGCGTCATCACATCTGCTAAAGCAGAAGGTGCAGAGCAAGTTATTTTGACCGACCACAATGAATTCCAACAGTCTGTATCAGATATCGCTGAAGTAGAAGTTTATGGTGTTGTAGACCACCACCGTGTAGCTAACTTTGAAACTGCAAGCCCACTCTACATGCGTTTGGAACCAGTTGGATCTGCGTCTTCAATCGTTTACCGCATGTTCAAAGAACACGGTGTAGCAGTTCCTAAAGAAATTGCAGGTTTGATGCTGTCAGGTTTGATTTCAGATACTCTTCTTTTGAAATCACCAACCACACACCCAAGTGACAAGGTCATTGCTCCTGAATTGGCTGAATTGGCTGGAGTTAACTTGGAAGAATACGGTCTAGCTATGCTCAAGGCTGGGACAAACTTGGCAAGCAAATCTGCTGAAGAATTGATTGACATTGATGCTAAGACCTTTGAACTCAACGGAAATAAGGTTCGTGTAGCTCAGGTTAATACAGTTGATATTGCTGAAGTCTTGGAACGCCAAGCAGAAATTGAAGCTGCAATGCAAGCGGCTAATACAGCAAACGGTTACTCTGACTTTGTCTTGATGATTACAGATATCGTCAACTCAAACTCAGAAATCCTTGCTCTTGGATCAAATATGGACAAGGTGGAAGCAGCTTTCAACTTTAAACTTGAAAACAACCATGCCTTCCTTCCAGGTGCCGTTTCACGTAAGAAACAAGTGGTGCCTCAGTTGACAGAAAGCTTTAATGGCTAA
- a CDS encoding YiiX/YebB-like N1pC/P60 family cysteine hydrolase, translating into MLENGDLIFVKDLSDMGQAIQISTGNYSHVAIFLDGLIYHASGQAGVICQEPVEFFEPTHLYDLYVYPELEADLVKERASKHLGAPYNASFYPDGSGFYCSQYIAEILPIFESVPMQFGDGEQEISDFWREYYRKLELPVPLNQPGTNPSQLAASPLLECKERNLHDSDF; encoded by the coding sequence ATGTTAGAAAATGGCGATTTGATTTTTGTGAAGGATCTTTCAGATATGGGGCAGGCCATCCAGATTTCTACTGGGAACTATAGTCATGTTGCTATCTTTTTGGACGGTTTGATTTATCATGCTAGTGGGCAAGCAGGTGTTATCTGTCAAGAACCAGTAGAATTTTTTGAACCGACTCATCTCTATGACCTTTATGTCTATCCAGAGCTGGAAGCTGACTTGGTGAAGGAAAGAGCTAGCAAACATTTAGGTGCACCCTATAATGCCTCTTTTTATCCAGATGGATCTGGCTTTTACTGCTCTCAGTACATCGCTGAAATCCTCCCTATTTTTGAAAGCGTTCCGATGCAATTTGGAGATGGGGAGCAGGAGATTAGTGATTTCTGGAGGGAATATTACAGGAAACTCGAACTTCCTGTGCCTCTGAATCAGCCAGGGACCAATCCCAGTCAGTTGGCAGCATCCCCTCTTTTAGAATGTAAAGAAAGGAATCTTCATGATTCAGATTTTTAA